One Hippoglossus stenolepis isolate QCI-W04-F060 chromosome 9, HSTE1.2, whole genome shotgun sequence genomic region harbors:
- the bmp2k gene encoding LOW QUALITY PROTEIN: BMP-2-inducible protein kinase (The sequence of the model RefSeq protein was modified relative to this genomic sequence to represent the inferred CDS: deleted 1 base in 1 codon), giving the protein MKKFSRMPKSESGGLGGAGSGCSSGVSSYFGKVFAVGRYQVTVEELVAEGGFSVVFLARTHSGVRCALKRMYVNNVPDLNVYKREITIMKELSGHKNIVGYLDSTISPVSDSVWEVLILMEYCKAGQVVKQMNQRLNVGFSEAEVLHVFCDTCEAVARLHQCKTPVIHRDLKVENILLNDQGNYVLCDFGSATHKVLLPHKDGVTAVEDEIKKYTTLSYRAPEMINLYAGIPITTKADIWALGCLLYKLCFFALPFGESQVAICDGTFIVPDNSKFSFKLHCLIRYMLEPDQEKRPDIYQVSYFAFKLAGKDCPVPNLFNSPIPTTLPEPLTASEVAARKSQTKARITESVGPTETSIAPRQRPKAVNSNVLPLANTVTPVTMTVPSAPVSNGQKAPTPGSGQLSVQPQPSSQQHRVLQQLQPGDLRLQQLQHHQQQQQAVQQQHAHAHAQQHAQQHANAQQLQYLQYQQAVQQSLQLQQQQALLQQQQQMMMQPMYQQQVAQAQAQYAAMLHQYQQAFVQQQQQQQQQQHQQHHHHQQQQQQHHLHQQQQHHLHHLQQQQQQQQHPPQQPLPYMPSPLEFQIPLGSYNTTTPSAGPAAGSGPMGGISPVDPSYTNPSRNPLLASDGVTPPPQSGNSAVSYPPDMSRWNPFGEDNFSRLTEEELIDREFDLLRANNPVERTASVETDRQAAAATKPLLPEDLFGSVPFVASAGSTTVTQTEQSSEDASVPPPPPPPSPPPPPLVSTPADELQPPAVKEHKPLRRSNCRSGEESDSDFESDPPSPKSSEEEEPEEDEALNSEHGDDTEPENLGQRPLLMDSEEEEEEDKHSSDSDYNPGRVKGRSKKSAKSAPPAATRRSREGDSAMTLISPPESPSGARAAPAEEPVDVFGFGPFVGGAPQVEPSENIFAKAPFRQVSQEQRAAAEFDVFTKAPFTRNLSVSGKSGSEAPTGQSPPGSPEAFDIFGFSPFHPGSTAPPPVTSRSADDIFQPSYEEPASPQQQRLKQRSLQKLSSRQRRTKQEVTAGGSKRHHSTPTAGRKTNKPTYRTPERVRRHKKVGRRDSQSSNEFLSTSDSKENISVDITMSEAKDKGASLPADEAIEAILDPFGAKPFQPQDGCRHSQYQGLVDSESDMGPANGKTRTGSLHGAPGEGGDMDDFGAVPFTEVVVHSGPQPQQQQQGAPSQPGELDPFGAAPFPSKQ; this is encoded by the exons AAGGAGCTCTCGGGCCACAAGAACATCGTCGGCTACCTGGACTCTACGATCAGTCCCGTGTCCGACAGCGTGTGGGAGGTCCTGATCCTCATGGAGTACTGTAAAG ccggTCAGGTGGTGAAGCAGATGAACCAGCGGTTGAACGTGGGCTTCAGTGAGGCCGAGGTCCTTCACGTCTTCTGTGACACCTGCGAGGCCGTGGCCCGGCTGCACCAATGCAAGACGCCCGTCATCCACAGAGACCTAAAG GTTGAAAACATCCTGCTGAACGACCAGGGGAACTACGTGCTGTGTGACTTTGGAAGTGCGACTCACAAGGTGCTGCTGCCACATAAAGACGGAGTCACTGCGGTGGAGGACGAGATTAAGAA GTACACGACCCTGTCATATCGGGCACCGGAGATGATTAACTTGTATGCAGGGATACCCATCACCACTAAAGCTGATATATGG gcACTGGGATGCTTGTTGTACAAGCTGTGTTTCTTCGCTCTTCCATTTGGGGAGAGTCAAGTTGCCATATGTGACGGAACCTTTATCGTTCCAGATAACTCCAAATTCTCCTTCAAGTTGCACTGCTTAATCA GATACATGCTCGAACCAGATCAGGAGAAGAGACCAGACATTTACCAAGTGTCCTACTTTGCCTTCAAGTTAGCTGGAAAAGACTGTCCGGTGCCAAATCTCTTC AACTCTCCCATCCCCACGACGCTCCCAGAGCCGCTGACGGCCAGCGAGGTCGCTGCTAGGAAGAGCCAGACAAAAGCCAG GATAACGGAATCTGTCGGCCCGACGGAAACATCGATAGCTCCCAGGCAGAGGCCGAAGGCGGTGAACAGCAACGTGCTGCCCCTCGCCAACACCGTCACCCCCGTGACGATGACCGTGCCTTCGGCTCCCGTCAGCAACGGACAGAAAG CTCCCACCCCCGGCTCCGGGCAGCTGTCCGTGCAGCCCCAGCCCAGCAGTCAGCAGCACCgcgtcctgcagcagctgcagcccgGCGACCTgcgtctgcagcagctgcagcatcaccaacagcagcaacaagccGTGCAACAGcagcatgcacatgcacatgcacagcagCATGCACAGCAGCATGCAAATGCACAGCAACTCCAATACCTCCAG taTCAACAGGCTGTGCAGCAGtccctccagctccagcagcagcaggctttgctccagcagcagcagcagatgatgatGCAGCCCATGTACCAGCAGCAGGTCGCTCAGGCCCAGGCTCAGTACGCAGCCATG CTGCACCAGTACCAACAGgcttttgtgcagcagcagcagcaacagcagcagcagcaacatcaacaacatcatcatcatcaacagcagcagcagcaacatcatctacatcagcagcagcagcatcatctacatcatctgcagcagcagcagcagcagcagcagcatccccCCCAGCAGCCTCTCCCCTACATGCCCTCCCCTCTTGAGTTCCAGATCCCCCTCGGCTCCTATAACACTACCACCCCCTCTGCTGggcctgcagcaggaagtggacCGATGGGGGGGATATCACCTGTGGATCCCTCGTACACCAACCCCAG TAGAAACCCTCTGCTGGCCTCCGACGGCGTCACCCCTCCCCCTCAGAGCGGCAACAGCGCAGTGAGTTACCCCCCCGACATGTCGCGCTGGAACCCTTTCGGAGAGGACAACTTCTCCAGGCTGACGGAGGAGGAGCTGATCGACCGGGAGTTCGACTTGCTCCGAGCAA ACAATCCTGTGGAGAGAACAGCCAGTGTGGAAACGGACCGACAGGCTGCCGCCGCCACCAAGCCCCTCCTGCCCGAGGACCTGTTCGGCTCAGTCCCGTTCGTGGCCAGCGCAG gatcGACCACTGTGACGCAGACTGAGCAGAGCAGTGAGGACGCcagtgttcctcctcctccaccacctccttcacctcctcctcctcctctcgtctcgaCCCCTGCAGACGAGCTGCAGCCTCCTGCGGTCAAGGAGCACAAACCCCTCAGGAGGAGTAACTGCAGATCAGGTGAAGAGTCCGACAGCGACTTTGAGTCTGACCCTCCTTCGCCGAAAagcagcgaggaagaggagccgGAGGAGGACGAGGCTCTGAACAGTGAACATGGTGACGACACCGAGCCAGAGAACTTGGGACAGAGGCCTCTGCTGATGGATtccgaggaagaggaggaggaggacaag caCAGTTCGGACTCGGACTACAACCCCGGCAGAGTCAAGGGTCGCTCTAAGAAATCTGCTAaatctgctcctcctgctgccaccAGGAGGAGCCGTGAAGGAGACTCTGCCATGACCCTCATCAGCCCTCCGGAGTCGCCCAGCGGAGCCAGAGCTGCTCCGGCTGAGGAGCCTGTGGATGTGTTTGGGTTCGGTCCCTTCGTTGGAGGAGCTCCGCAGGTTGAGCCCTCGGAGAACATCTTCGCCAAAGCGCCTTTCAGACAAGTCAGCCAAGAGCAGCGAGCAGCCGCCGAGTTTGACGTTTTTACCAAAGCGCCGTTCACCCGGAACCTCTCCGTGTCTGGCAAGAGCGGCAGCGAAGCTCCAACGGGCCAATCGCCTCCCGGCTCCCCTGAGGCCTTTGACATCTTTGGCTTCTCTCCCTTCCACCCGGGCTCCACGGCGCCACCTCCCGTGACCTCGAGGAGCGCCGACGACATCTTTCAGCCGTCTTACGAGGAGCCGGCGAGTCCTCAGCagcagaggctgaagcagcgcAGCCTCCAGAAGCTGTCATCGCGGCAGAGAAGAACCAAGCAAGAGGTCACAGCGGGGGGCAGCAAACGGCACCACAGTACACCCACTGCGGGGCGCAAGACTAACAAGCCAACCTACCGCACGCCGGAGCGAGTCCGCAGGCACAAGAAGGTCGGCCGGAGAGACTCCCAGAGCAGCAACGAGTTCCTCAGCACCTCCGACTCGAAGGAGAACATCAGCGTTGATATCACCATGTCTGAGGCGAAGGACAAAGGAGCGTCTCTGCCGGCGGACGAGGCCATCGAGGCCATTTTAGACCCGTTTGGAGCCAAACCGTTCCAACCTCAGGACGGATGCCGGCACAGCCAGTACCAAGGCCTCGTGGACAGTGAGAGTGACATGGGCCCGGCCAATGGTAAGACCAGGACGGGCTCTCTGCACGGTGCTCCGGGAGAAGGTGGGGACATGGATGATTTCGGGGCGGTGCCCTTCACAGAGGTGGTCGTCCACAGTGGACcccagccgcagcagcagcagcagggggcgcccTCGCAGCCGGGGGAGCTCGACCCGTTCGGAGCTGCACCTTTTCCCTCTAAACAGTGA